TCGTACTCCGCGGGCGCCAGGCCCAGGAGGATATAGTAGCCCCGTTGATTCGACGTCGCCGCGCGCGCGGTCCCGGTGGCAACGTTGCGCAGCCGCACGTCGGCGCTCGCGACCGGTGCGCCCCGGGGATCGCGGACGTACCCGTGCAGACTGCCGGTGGTGGTCTGCGCCCGCGCCGCAGCGGGCAGGAGCAGACCGGTGAGCGCGACTCCCGCCGCGAGGGCGGCGCGCAGGAAGCGGATCCGGATAGCTGTGATCATGCGTCGTCCCTCCTTCAAGGGGCGGTGGGGTTTCGCGGACCGGGGACGGCCATGGCCGTCGCTCGTTCTTATCCGCGGTTAGCGCCGCAGGAGCGCCGCACCACTAGCGTCGTGGGCAGCGTCTCTCGGCGCAAATCAGGCTGGGCTCGGTCGCGCACGCCCGCGAGCAGCCGCGCGGCGGCGCGGGCGCCGAGTGCCCGGATATCGACGTGTACTGAGGTCAGAGGCGGATCGATGTACCGCGCCATCGGGATGTCGTCGAACCCGCCCAGAGCCATGTCTTCGGGGATCCGCACGCCGGCCTCTCGCAGGGCGCTGATGGCGCCGATGGCCATCCCGTCGTTGGCGGCGAACACGGCGGTGGGCCGATTCCGGAGCGCGAGGATCAGGCCGGCAGCCTCGTGGCCCGCCGCCTCGCTGAAGTCTCCCGGGAACTCCAGGTCCGGGTCGTTGTCCAACGCGAGGTTCTCCTGTGCCGCGCGGTAGCCGCGCAAGCGCTCCGTCGCATCGAAATTCCCGCTGTCGCCACAGATGATCGCGATCCGACGGTGGCCGAGACTCGCCAAGTGCTCCAGCATCGCGTACGCGCCCTCGAAGTTCGCGATGGCGACGCTCGCGACGTCCAACCCTCCGGGCGGACTGCAAAGCGAGACCACGGGACAATGGGCCGACAGAGCTTCCCGAGAAGTGCCTGAATCCAGGTGGGGTGTCATGGTGATGAGCCCATCGACCCGGCCCCGGAACGACCGGAGCGCTCCCTGCGTTTCCTCCTGCCCGCGGTGCGCGCTGGTGACCAGGAGGTGGTAGCCTTCGCGCCGGGCCACCTCGTCCACGCCGCGAATCAGCTCCGAGAAGAACTCGCCATATAGGTCCGGCAGGAGGAGGCCAAGGGTGCTGGTGCGCCGCGTGATCAGGCTCAGCGCGGCGCCGTGCGGGCTGTAGCCCAAGGCCTGGGCGGCCGTGTCAACGCGTACCCGCGTCGCCTCTCGAACCAGTGGGCTGCTGTTCAACGCCCTGGAAGCCGTGGCCACCGACACTCCCGACGATCGGGCGACGTCCTTGATTGTGGCCATCTTCGACATCCCTCGCGGTGGGTGCCGGAACTAGATCGTGACATCCAGGCCCTTACCGAAACCCTCACCTGATCCGCATGGCACCGTCCGACTGTAATCGTTTACATTTCTCGCGAGTTTGTCAAGATGGCCTCGCAAAGGCGGGCACTTTCTGCGGTTTCCGGGGGGGGCCTCTTTGACAGGCTGGAGGGGGAAATGGCAATGCTGTGTAAACGATTACATCATACTTCTGCAGTAAGCCGTCAGCGATGGTGACCGCCGGGGAGCGGCGGTCCGGCGCCGGGCGCGCGCGGCCGGCGAAGCGGCGCGGCGGTGCAAACTCGTTCACGGAGGCCAGATGAGGCGGATCGCGGTGCTGACGAGCGGCGGCGATGCGCCCGGAATGAACGCCGCGATCCGCGCGGTCGTGAGAACGGGCATTGCGCGCGGGCTGGACGTCGTCGGTATCCATCACGGTTACGCCGGGCTGATGGAGGGGCGGCTGCAGCCGTTGGGGCCTCGCGACGTCGACGGCATCATCCAGCGCGGCGGCACGGTGCTGGGCAGCGCGCGCTGCCCCGAGTTCACGTCGCCCCGCGGGCGTGGAGTGGCGCTCGACGTGCTGCGGCGTCACGACGTCGAGGGGCTCGTGGTGATCGGCGGCAACGGCTCGCTCTCGGGCGCGGATGCGCTGTCGGGCATGGGGTTCCCCGTGGTGGGCGTGGCCTCGACCATCGACAACGACGTGAACGGCGCGGACATCACGATCGGCGTAGACACCGCGCTCAACATCGCCCTGGAAGCCATCGACCGACTGAAGACCACTGCCTCGTCCCACCAGCGCACGTTCCTCGTGGAGGTGATGGGGCGCCAGTGCGGGTATCTCGCCCTGATGTCCGGCCTCGCCGGCGGGGCCGATGTGATCGTGATCCCGGAGGTCGAGGTCAGCCCGGACGAGGTGGTGGCCGAGCTGCACACGGCGTACGCGCGCGGGAAAAAGCACGCGATCGTCGTGGTGGCCGAGGGGGCACGGCAGAATGCCGCCGCGCTCGCCCGGCACTTCGAGTTGCATCGAGACCGGATCGGCTTCGAGCTGCGGGTCACGACGCTCGGTCACGTCCAGCGTGGGGGGGCGCCAACGGCGTTCGATCGTCTGCTCGCCACGCGACTCGGAGTCGCTGCGGCGGAGCACTTGGCTCGAGGGGAGGCGGGGGTGTATTCGTGCCTTCGCAAGGGCGTCATCCAGGCCGTCGCGCTCGAGCAGATCAGGCAGCCCAAGCCTCCTCCGGATCTCGAGGCGGTCGGGATGGCGCGGATGCTGGCGCAGTGAAGCGACGACACGGCTCGTCGGGCCCGGCGCGGCGGCGTCCCGCACGGCGACCCGGAGCCCGCGCCCGCGGCGTTCCCTCAACGATCGCATAGCCCGAGACTCCTGCCGGTTTGGGCCACGACGGGGTTAGCTTTTGGCCCGTGAGCGGGAATCGCTAGCGTGCGGCTCTTCGTGGCCGTCAACCTCCCGGCCGAGGAGCAGGCGGCGGTGTGGAGCGCCGCGGCTCCGCTTCGCGACGCCGGGCTACCGGTTCGCTGGGTGGCCGAATCGGCGCTGCACATCACCCTGAAGTTCCTGGGTGAGGTGGACGAGGTCGTTGCCGGCGCGTTGGGGCCGGCGCTCTCCGACGCGGTCGGCGCGGCGCGGCCCTTCGATCTCGGCCTGGGCGGGTTCGGTGCCTTCCCGAGCATGGCTCACCCGCGGGTGCTGTGGTTCGGGATCGAGCGCCACCCTGCGCTCGAGCTGCTGGCCAACGATGTCGAGAGCGCGGTCGGCCGGTTCGGCTTCGCACCGGAGCTCAAGCCCTTCAATCCGCATCTCACGCTGGGTCGCGCCGAAAAGGATGCGCGGCAAGCGGACTTCCGCGTCCTGGGAACGCCGGCCGCCGAGGTGGAGTATTCCGGAGTGATGCGCGTCGAAGCTGTGGACCTCATGCGGAGCACGCTCGGGCGTGGCGCGCCGGCGTACACCGCGCTGCACCGCGCGCCGCTCGCGGTGGAGCGCTGACCGATGGGCTGCCTGAAGCAGCTGTTCGTCCAGGTCGGCTGCCTGGTCCTGGTCCTCGCGGCGGTCGTCCTCGGCTTCATCTATAGAGAGCAGGCGACGGCTGCGTACCGCAGACTGCGCGGGCTGCAGCCCGTCGCGGACACCGCCATCTATGCCGCGCCGACGCCGGACGGGGCGGCCCGTGCCGCCGGCGCGCTCAGGCAGCTGTCGAATCGCGGCGGACCGGCGTACGTGGACCTCACGGCGGAGGAGCTCGCCGCGCTGGTGGACCGCGAGTTCGGACGCGGCACGCGCCGCGTCTTCGACTCGGTCGGGGTCGCCCTCGAGGAGAACATGGTGAGGGTGCGCGGTGTCCTCGACGTCTCACAGATGCCGCGGCAGCTGCTGGGCCCGCTGGGGTCGGGGCTCGGGCGCTTCGAGCCGGTGGCGGTGGGCGGCCCGCTGGCCGTGGACTCGGGCGGCCGCGTGCTGTGGACGATCACGTCGCTCAAGATCCGCGATTTCCCGTTCCCGAGGAGCACGATTCCCGCGATCATTCGCGCGCTCCGCATCCCCGGAGCGACCGACGGATCCCTTGCTCTCCCGATGGGCGAGCCGGTCGGCGACGTGCGGGTGTCACCGGAGAGGATCCGGGTGTACCGGGCGGCGCCGCGATGAGCCATCGGCTGCTCATTGTGGACGACGAGCAGGGGATCCGCGAGGCCCTGCGGCAACTGCTCGAGTACGAAGGCTATGAGGTCGAGACCGCTGTTTCCGGGGCTGAGGCGCTCGGCGCGTATTTCGATGTCCGTCCGCACCTGGTGCTGCTCGACGTCAAGATGGCGGGGTTGGACGGGCTCGAGGTGCTGAAGCGGCTGCGCGAGCAGGACGCCGGTGCGCTGGTGGTGATGATCTCGGGCCACGGGACGATCTCGACCGCGGTCGAAGCGACCCAGCTCGGCGCGCACGACTTCCTGGAGAAGCCGCTCGACACCGACCGGGTGCTGCTCACGATCCGCAACGCGCTCAAGCAGGTGGTCCTGGAGCGCGAGGTGAAGGCTCTCAAGGCGGAGGTCGAGCGACGCCACGAGATCGTCGGCTCTTCGGCGGTGGTCCGGCAGCTGATCGAGCGGATCGAGCGGGTGGCGCGCTCGGCTTCGCGCATCCTCATCACCGGGGAGAACGGAACGGGGAAGGAGCTGGTGGCGCGCGCCATCCACCGCCTCTCCGCGCGCGCCAACAAGCCGTACGTCGAGGTGAACTGCGCCGCGATCCCCTCCGAGCTGATCGAGTCGGAGCTGTTCGGGCACGTGAAGGGGTCGTTCACCGGCGCGTTCGCGGACCGGACCGGCAAGTTCGAGCAGGCTGACGGCGGCACGCTGTTCCTGGACGAGGTGGGGGACATGAGCGCGTCGACGCAGGCCAAGGTTCTGCGCGCGCTCCAGGAGGGCATCATCACTCCGGTGGGGTCCACCAAGTCGGTGAAGGTGGACGTGCGGATCGTCGCCGCGACGAACAAGAAGCTCGAGGACGAGATCGCGGCGGGCCGGTTCCGCGAGGACCTCCTCTACCGCCTCAACGTGGTCCCTATCGAGGTCCCGCCGCTTCGCGCGCGCCGCGAGGACATCCCGCAGCTGGTGGAGCACTTCGCGCAGCAGCTCGCTGAGACCCAGGGGCTGGTCGTCCGTCCGTTCGCGGCCGAGGCGCTCGACCGCCTGCGGCGTCATGCCTGGCCCGGCAACGTGCGGGAGTTGCGCAACACTGTGGAGCGGCTGCTGATCCTCGCCAACGGCGCGGAGATCGGCGAGCGCGACGTGGCGCGGCTCATCGGCCGCGGGCCGGAGGGGGCCGGGCTGAGTGAAGCCTTGCTGGCTTCCGGCACGTACGAGGAGTTCAAGGACAACGCGGAGCGCGCCTTCCTCCTCGCCAAGCTCAACGAGTACGATTGGAACGTGAGCGAGACGGCGCGGAAGCTGAACATGCCGCGGTCGAACCTGTACAAGAAGATCGAGCGCCTCCGACTGGAGAGGGAATCGTGAGCCCGGGCGAACCTCCGCGCGATTGGGACAAGGAACTCGCGGCCATAGACAAGCTGATCGCGTCGGGGGCCGGAAGCGCGCCGCCCGCGAGTCCGGTGGTGAAGGGGAAGGGGGCCGCCCCCGCGCCGGTACGCACGGACGGACCGACGGTAGCACCGTCGGGCGGCAGGAAGGCGGCGCTCCTCACCTGGTTCCGCGTCGTCCTCGGAGTGCTGCTCGGCGTCGCGATCACGCAGTGGCCGTACGACCGGAGCTGCGGCCTGCCGCTGTTCGGGTACCTCGGCGGCGTAGCGGCGCTGCTCGCCGTGTCGCTCTCAGGGATGGTCTCGGCGTGGAGGACGCGCTCGGCCCTCGCCCACACGCTGTCCCTGGGCCTGCTGCTCTTCGGCGCGGGACTCACGGCGCGCGAGGTGCTGCCCCGGATCGGCTACGCGAAGCGGTCCGCGGCGTGGGTCTGCGAGACGCGGCCGGCCCAGCCCGTTCAACGCCCGGCGCCACCGCAGGCGGCGCCTGCTACTCCATCAACCTCTCAGACCCGGGACTCGTTCTAGATCATGGCGAAGACCTTCAAGAACTTCATCGGTGGCGCTTGGGTCGCCCCTTCGACGGGCGACCACTACGAGAACCGCAACCCCGCCGACTGGCGTGAAG
This portion of the Gemmatimonadales bacterium genome encodes:
- a CDS encoding LacI family DNA-binding transcriptional regulator; translated protein: MATIKDVARSSGVSVATASRALNSSPLVREATRVRVDTAAQALGYSPHGAALSLITRRTSTLGLLLPDLYGEFFSELIRGVDEVARREGYHLLVTSAHRGQEETQGALRSFRGRVDGLITMTPHLDSGTSREALSAHCPVVSLCSPPGGLDVASVAIANFEGAYAMLEHLASLGHRRIAIICGDSGNFDATERLRGYRAAQENLALDNDPDLEFPGDFSEAAGHEAAGLILALRNRPTAVFAANDGMAIGAISALREAGVRIPEDMALGGFDDIPMARYIDPPLTSVHVDIRALGARAAARLLAGVRDRAQPDLRRETLPTTLVVRRSCGANRG
- the pfkA gene encoding 6-phosphofructokinase, producing MRRIAVLTSGGDAPGMNAAIRAVVRTGIARGLDVVGIHHGYAGLMEGRLQPLGPRDVDGIIQRGGTVLGSARCPEFTSPRGRGVALDVLRRHDVEGLVVIGGNGSLSGADALSGMGFPVVGVASTIDNDVNGADITIGVDTALNIALEAIDRLKTTASSHQRTFLVEVMGRQCGYLALMSGLAGGADVIVIPEVEVSPDEVVAELHTAYARGKKHAIVVVAEGARQNAAALARHFELHRDRIGFELRVTTLGHVQRGGAPTAFDRLLATRLGVAAAEHLARGEAGVYSCLRKGVIQAVALEQIRQPKPPPDLEAVGMARMLAQ
- the thpR gene encoding RNA 2',3'-cyclic phosphodiesterase encodes the protein MRLFVAVNLPAEEQAAVWSAAAPLRDAGLPVRWVAESALHITLKFLGEVDEVVAGALGPALSDAVGAARPFDLGLGGFGAFPSMAHPRVLWFGIERHPALELLANDVESAVGRFGFAPELKPFNPHLTLGRAEKDARQADFRVLGTPAAEVEYSGVMRVEAVDLMRSTLGRGAPAYTALHRAPLAVER
- a CDS encoding sigma-54 dependent transcriptional regulator — its product is MSHRLLIVDDEQGIREALRQLLEYEGYEVETAVSGAEALGAYFDVRPHLVLLDVKMAGLDGLEVLKRLREQDAGALVVMISGHGTISTAVEATQLGAHDFLEKPLDTDRVLLTIRNALKQVVLEREVKALKAEVERRHEIVGSSAVVRQLIERIERVARSASRILITGENGTGKELVARAIHRLSARANKPYVEVNCAAIPSELIESELFGHVKGSFTGAFADRTGKFEQADGGTLFLDEVGDMSASTQAKVLRALQEGIITPVGSTKSVKVDVRIVAATNKKLEDEIAAGRFREDLLYRLNVVPIEVPPLRARREDIPQLVEHFAQQLAETQGLVVRPFAAEALDRLRRHAWPGNVRELRNTVERLLILANGAEIGERDVARLIGRGPEGAGLSEALLASGTYEEFKDNAERAFLLAKLNEYDWNVSETARKLNMPRSNLYKKIERLRLERES